A region from the Biomphalaria glabrata chromosome 14, xgBioGlab47.1, whole genome shotgun sequence genome encodes:
- the LOC129922904 gene encoding uncharacterized protein LOC129922904, with protein sequence MLYVVVLLPLLQMLYVVVLLPRLQMLYVVVLLPLLQMLYVVVLLHLLQMLYVVVLLPRLQMLYVVVLLPLLQMLYVVVLLPLLQMLYVVVLLPLLQMLYVVVLLPLLQMLYVVVLLPLLQMLYVVVLLHLLQMLYVVVLLPLLQMLYVVVLLPLLQMLYVVVLLPLLQMLYVVVLLPLLQMLYVVVLLHLLQMLYVVVLLPRLQMLYVVVLLPLLQMLYVVVLLPLLQMLYVVVLLPLLQMLYVVVLLPLLQMLYVVVLLPLLQMLYVVVLLPLLQMLYVVVLLPLLQMLYVVVLLPLLQMLYVVVLLPLLQMLYVVNLVQQSEKHGGTFTTATLLRH encoded by the coding sequence atgttgtatgttgttgttcTACTGCCCCTGCTCCAGatgttgtatgttgttgttcTACTGCCCCGTCTCCAGatgttgtatgttgttgttcTACTGCCCCTGCTCCAGatgttgtatgttgttgttcTACTGCACCTGCTCCAGatgttgtatgttgttgttcTACTGCCCCGTCTCCAGatgttgtatgttgttgttcTACTGCCCCTGCTCCAGatgttgtatgttgttgttcTACTGCCCCTGCTCCAGatgttgtatgttgttgttcTACTGCCCCTGCTCCAGatgttgtatgttgttgttcTACTGCCCCTGCTCCAGatgttgtatgttgttgttcTACTGCCCCTGCTCCAGatgttgtatgttgttgttcTACTGCACCTGCTCCAGatgttgtatgttgttgttcTACTGCCCCTGCTCCAGatgttgtatgttgttgttcTACTGCCCCTGCTCCAGatgttgtatgttgttgttcTACTGCCCCTGCTCCAGatgttgtatgttgttgttcTACTGCCCCTGCTCCAGatgttgtatgttgttgttcTACTGCACCTGCTCCAGatgttgtatgttgttgttcTACTGCCCCGTCTCCAGatgttgtatgttgttgttcTACTGCCCCTGCTCCAGatgttgtatgttgttgttcTACTGCCCCTGCTCCAGatgttgtatgttgttgttcTACTGCCCCTGCTCCAGatgttgtatgttgttgttcTACTGCCCCTGCTCCAGatgttgtatgttgttgttcTACTGCCCCTGCTCCAGatgttgtatgttgttgttcTACTGCCCCTGCTCCAGatgttgtatgttgttgttcTACTGCCCCTGCTCCAGatgttgtatgttgttgttcTACTGCCCCTGCTCCAGatgttgtatgttgttgttcTACTGCCCCTGCTCCAGATGTTGTATGTTGTTAACCTTGTGCAACAATCTGAGAAGCACGGAGGAACATTTACAACTGCAACACTGTTACGACATTAA